A genomic segment from Triticum dicoccoides isolate Atlit2015 ecotype Zavitan chromosome 1A, WEW_v2.0, whole genome shotgun sequence encodes:
- the LOC119278890 gene encoding uncharacterized protein At4g15545-like, whose protein sequence is MSDEGEDAPVAAVAAGFGLPEELAAVLPADPFEQLDVARKITSIALASRVGRLEAEAAGLRAQLARRDDAAEDLRERVEQLESALALATDRLSRAEDDKETLLKEKATLSNTVNKLNRDVAKLEVFKKTLMQSLQEDDDKPNIPKAKLTETSNFSPAPSVGDDDSAFTTSKSSQLFETASSASEESSHAEPDEPRPPRSHVYMPSYNSTPKLTPPGSPPRGYAPLSPPRRHSISIASMNRLDDRSSVFSSSHSAMTSPFDTPSPTGRTRVDGKEFFRQVRNRLSYEQFSAFLANVKELNAHKQTREDTLRKADAIFGPENSDLYTIFESLITRTHH, encoded by the exons ATGTCGGACGAGGGGGAGGACGCGCCCGTGGCGGCCGTGGCGGCGGGCTTCGGGCTGCCGGAGGAGCTGGCGGCCGTGCTGCCGGCGGACCCGTTCGAGCAGCTGGACGTGGCGCGCAAGATCACCTCCATCGCGCTCGCGTCCCGCGTCGGCCGCCTCGAGGCGGAGGCCGCGGGGCTCCGCGCGCAGCTCGCCCGGCGCGACGACGCCGCCGAGGACCTCCGCGAGCGCGTCGAGCAGCTCGAATCCGCGCTCGCGCTCGCCACCGACCGCCTCAGCCGCGCCGAGGACGACAAG GAGACGCTGCTGAAAGAGAAGGCGACGCTGTCAAACACCGTCAACAAGCTCAACAGAGATGTCGCCAAG TTGGAAGTTTTCAAGAAGACGCTTATGCAGTCACTTCAGGAAGATGATGACAAACCA AACATTCCCAAGGCTAAGCTCACCGAAACATCGAATTTCTCCCCCGCGCCATCTGTCGGAG ATGACGATTCAGCATTTACAACTTCTAAATCATCACAGTTGTTTGAAACTGCAAGTTCTGCTTCAGAGGAAAGTAGCCATGCTGAGCCAGATG AACCTAGGCCACCCCGCTCGCATGTATATATGCCATCGTACAACAGTACACCAAAGCTTACTCCTCCAGGCTCACCTCCAAGGGGTTATGCACCACTTTCACCACCAAGGAGACATTCAATCTCGATTGCGTCAATGAACAGGCTCGATGACAGGTCTTCGGTCTTTTCCAGTAGCCATAGTGCAATGACATCTCCATTTGACACACCAAGTCCAACAG GACGAACACGAGTTGATGGGAAAGAGTTCTTTCGCCAAGTCAG AAACCGCTTGTCTTATGAGCAGTTCAGCGCATTCCTAGCCAATGTGAAGGAACTGAATGCACACAAGCAGACCAGAGAG GATACACTAAGAAAAGCTGATGCGATATTTGGACCTGAAAACAGTGACTTGTACACCATCTTTGAGAGTCTAATTACTCGCACTCATCATTAG